The following coding sequences lie in one Actinomycetota bacterium genomic window:
- a CDS encoding LLM class F420-dependent oxidoreductase, whose translation MRLSYTLSYTQDVVALTPVIQDLESAGLDLLWLQEAYSFDAVSALGYLAGKTSTIGLGSAILNAYSRTPAVLGMTAAGLDHLSGGRFHLGLGASGPQVVEGFHGMPYSKPLTRTKEVVEIVRKVVAREVVEYTGETVSVPLTKEAGGTGLGKPLKLINKPDRPVVPIYLAALGDKSVETTAEIAEGWLPFFWVPENAQRVFGASLTPGLAKRSAELPALDIVANTTVAIGENLDREALLAGMRNHIALYVGGMGARNANFYNDLAQRMGWVDEALAIQEFFLTGKREEAAAAVPQAWLDQATLVGSASFVAERLAAYRESGVTSLDITIPAGIDPLSTVEQLRAMM comes from the coding sequence ATGCGACTGTCCTACACCCTGAGCTACACCCAGGATGTCGTTGCACTGACGCCAGTGATCCAAGATCTCGAGTCCGCAGGACTTGATCTGCTCTGGCTGCAGGAGGCCTACAGCTTTGACGCGGTTTCCGCGCTCGGCTATCTGGCGGGGAAGACCTCGACCATCGGGCTGGGCTCGGCGATTCTCAATGCATACAGCCGCACACCGGCCGTGCTGGGCATGACCGCGGCCGGTTTGGACCACCTCAGTGGCGGCAGATTCCACCTTGGTTTGGGAGCCTCCGGGCCTCAGGTCGTCGAAGGCTTCCATGGCATGCCCTACTCAAAGCCGCTGACGCGTACCAAAGAAGTCGTGGAGATCGTGCGCAAGGTGGTAGCTCGCGAGGTCGTGGAATACACCGGTGAGACAGTGAGTGTGCCGTTGACCAAGGAAGCCGGCGGCACCGGCTTGGGCAAGCCCCTGAAGCTGATCAACAAGCCTGATCGCCCAGTCGTGCCGATCTATCTCGCGGCTCTTGGCGATAAGTCTGTTGAGACCACCGCAGAAATTGCTGAAGGCTGGCTGCCCTTCTTCTGGGTGCCCGAGAACGCCCAGCGAGTATTCGGAGCCTCGCTCACCCCTGGTCTTGCGAAGCGATCTGCCGAACTGCCTGCCCTGGACATCGTTGCCAATACCACCGTTGCCATCGGGGAGAATCTGGACCGCGAGGCTCTGCTTGCTGGCATGCGCAATCACATCGCGCTCTACGTCGGCGGCATGGGAGCTCGCAACGCGAACTTCTACAACGATCTGGCTCAGCGCATGGGTTGGGTTGATGAAGCACTGGCAATCCAGGAGTTCTTCCTGACCGGCAAGCGCGAAGAGGCCGCCGCCGCCGTGCCACAGGCCTGGCTGGATCAAGCGACTCTGGTCGGTTCGGCTTCATTTGTGGCCGAGCGTCTGGCCGCCTACCGCGAGTCCGGAGTCACGAGTTTGGACATCACCATCCCCGCTGGAATTGATCCACTATCGACGGTGGAGCAATTACGGGCAA